DNA sequence from the Cryptomeria japonica unplaced genomic scaffold, Sugi_1.0 HiC_scaffold_171, whole genome shotgun sequence genome:
ATCCTTTCCAAATATTGTTGGAGTCTGAAGACAATTGGCTTTCAAAATTTTCAGTGGAGACGGTGTTGGGTTTTGGAAATAACCTGGCTATTATTCTAAAATATATATAGGGTGGAATGTTCTTTTGTAAATGGGTGCTAATCATATGGGTTTATGTTTTTGCAATGGGCTTTTGTGTTTGCATTGGTAGTTTTTAAGGGTGATGATAGGAGTACCAGTGAGTGTATTGGATGTGAATAGGTAATGTTAGTGTGGTTTAGATAGTGGGTAGGGAGGATTGAGGGGCTGGATTTTTCTTTGTAATTCACAGTCGGGAAGTATTTGATGATCATTTAGTAAGGCTTTTTATCAATATAGGGAGTTATCCCCATAAAGATAGTGCttgccaaaacaaaacaaaaaagctcTCCCATGTTCTCTAGCTGCCTACTCCTATAATTAATAAGACAAAATCTCATATGAATTGATGTTATCAAATTGAAGTCTATACCTTTGAAATTTGTAATCATGGTCAATAATATGTATAAAGTCgataaaccaaaataaattaaataCTGCCACTAAATGATAGTGTTAAATAGAAAATTTATTTGGTAGAGAAAAGCCAATCAATCCCCAAGAAAAAAATGTATTAAGAGGAACATTCTTGTGACTAAAGCTATTCAAAGCACATGTTCTTGACAATAATATGTATAAAGTTgataaaccaaaataaataaaatactaccACTAAATGATAgtgttaaataaaaaaattatttggtgGAGAAAAGTCAGTCAAACCCGAAGAAAAAAGCTGTCCAAAATACATGTTCTTGACAATAAtataccaaaataaataaaatactaccACTAAATGATAGTGTGAAATAGAAAATTATTTATTTGGTACCAAAAAAATCATTCAAACTGAAGGAAAAAATGTATTAAAGAAAGGAACGTGCCTTTCACGTGTTCTTGACAATCTGATATTCAGCTGAAGAAAAAACAAGGCAAAAGAGATGCCAACAAAATTGGAGACGCAGAATGAATTTTCCACATCTTTGCTCGGTTATAAATTAGAGAACACAGAAAAACTTTCCTACATATTTGCTCAATATGGCTTCTATGGGCTTTCCTGAACCTTTGGACTCAATAAATATAATAAGAGAGTGTGCTTATGCTCCAGCAACAGCTACACTGTGTTCACTCATAATTTTCTTGTGGGTTTTGCACAGATTTAGTGTGAAAAGGAAGAATACATTGGGATCGAGATTGCCCCGAGGACCGTTTGCATGGCCCATTATTGGAAATCTGAACCAGCTGAAAAGGCTTCCTCATCGTGATCTTCATGAACTTAGTAAGAAATATGGGCCCATTATGATGTTGAAATTGGGCTCTGTTCGCACTGTTTTGGTTTCTTCTTCTGCCATGGCAAAAGAGTTCTTGAAAACCCACGATAAGGTTTTTGCCAGCCGACCTGTTTCTGCTGTAGGAAAATACATTGGCTATAATAGCAAGGATCTGATTTTTGTACCTCACGGGGCTTATTGGAGACACATGAGAAAGCTGTGCGTGGTGGAATTGCTGAATACCAAAAGGATCGATTCCTTCAGATGTGTACGAGAGCAAGAAATGCTTCTCACTGTTCGTTCAATGTGGGAGATGTCTGGGAAGGGTGGGAAGCTTGTTAATCTCACCATGTTCTTTTCATCGTTTTCGCAGGCAGTCATGTGGCGAATCCTTTCGGGAACCAAAATTTCATTTCACGGTGACGCTCATGGCGAAGAGATAAAGAAGATGGTATCAGAGGTGACAGCTGTAGTAGGGAGTATCAATATCGGGGACTTCATTCCTTACTTAGGCTGGCTGGACTTGCAAGGAGTAGAGCGGCGCATGAAAAAAGTACACAACTCCATGGACCAAGTGATTAGTAAAATAATAGAGGAGCACCAGCAGCGCAGGAGGGAGTTCCACAAGGAGCATGAGCAGCAGCCTGACATCATTGACGTGCTCTTGGAAATGGAGAGTCTCGATGGAATGCCAATCACAAAGGAAAACATTAAAGCCATTGTTTTTGTACGTATTCACTTCTTATTTATAATAAACTTCCCATTATTGATTTCTTTTTGGTTTTAACTggcatttaaagaaaaaaattgtatAAATTTTCCAGGATATGTTCGTGGCTGGAACTGAAACGACGTCTACTACGTTAGAATGGGCAATGAGTGAGATTCTTAGAAACCCTAGCGTGGCCAAGAAAATGCAAGAGGAAATAGAATCAGTGGTCGGCAGAGAGAGGGCTGTAAGTGAGCGTGACATAGGAAGCATGGAGTACGTGCAGTGTGTGGTGAAGGAGACACTGAGGTTATATCCGGCGTTACCCTTGCTTCTTCCGCACGAATCCACACAAGATTGTGCAGTTGGGGGATACTTCATTCCTGAGAGAAGCAGGCTCATCGTCAATGCTTGGGCTATTGGAAGAGACCCATCCTTGTGGGAAGATCCTCTGGAATTCAAGCCAGAGAGATTTATGGGTAAAAAAGTTGATGTTGTGAGAGACAAGGATTATTTTGATATGTTGCCATTTGGAGCAGGAAGGAGAGGATGTCCAGGCGCAGCCATGGCTGATGTAACCATGAACCTTGTTTTGGCTCAGCTCGTTCATTACTTTGAATGGAGCGTGGAAGGAGATCTGGATATGACGGAAGTCTTTGGAGTCACCACGCCCAGGAGTGTTCACCTTCTCGCTCGTCCTGCCTTAAGGCTACCTACCTGCCCTTGAATTTAAGTAGAGTGCTTCAATATTAGTGATAGTAGCTATATAAGCTGTTCATGCCCTCCAGTGAGAAGATTCCATCTTCATACTCTTGTGGCCTAAATAAGTGTATGATTTCCTCATACTCTTGTGGCCTAAATATGTGTATGATTTCTTTTTAGTATACATAATTATGAATCTTTGCTATTTAGTTGTTTAAAATATTATGGAGCTATTCTTGTTGTTGTTAAAGTTATTTTCAAATCTTGTATTTATTTCAGGAATTAAGatcatatattttgtttattaataGAAATATTATCTTTGTAATTAttgatagattttttttattttttataatttaaaattggcatacaattttttcaattttttaagtcaATGGGTCTTTGGTCAAAAATAGATGAGGCCAAGGAGGCTCTTAGTTGAAGAAGTTCAGCTTAAAAGCTTGTGCTCCTGTATTGAGTAGCAAAAACGAATTTGTTAACAAACCTCCATAAAAAATGACATTcaatttgaaaataataaaaaatatatatttaaatattaaaattctgATGAAGAATAAATTGCATTTCTATAATATAGAGAGCTTCCTTTAAAAATccttctttttttattta
Encoded proteins:
- the LOC131076235 gene encoding cytochrome P450 750A1-like, whose translation is MASMGFPEPLDSINIIRECAYAPATATLCSLIIFLWVLHRFSVKRKNTLGSRLPRGPFAWPIIGNLNQLKRLPHRDLHELSKKYGPIMMLKLGSVRTVLVSSSAMAKEFLKTHDKVFASRPVSAVGKYIGYNSKDLIFVPHGAYWRHMRKLCVVELLNTKRIDSFRCVREQEMLLTVRSMWEMSGKGGKLVNLTMFFSSFSQAVMWRILSGTKISFHGDAHGEEIKKMVSEVTAVVGSINIGDFIPYLGWLDLQGVERRMKKVHNSMDQVISKIIEEHQQRRREFHKEHEQQPDIIDVLLEMESLDGMPITKENIKAIVFDMFVAGTETTSTTLEWAMSEILRNPSVAKKMQEEIESVVGRERAVSERDIGSMEYVQCVVKETLRLYPALPLLLPHESTQDCAVGGYFIPERSRLIVNAWAIGRDPSLWEDPLEFKPERFMGKKVDVVRDKDYFDMLPFGAGRRGCPGAAMADVTMNLVLAQLVHYFEWSVEGDLDMTEVFGVTTPRSVHLLARPALRLPTCP